One part of the Labeo rohita strain BAU-BD-2019 unplaced genomic scaffold, IGBB_LRoh.1.0 scaffold_371, whole genome shotgun sequence genome encodes these proteins:
- the LOC127160510 gene encoding gastrula zinc finger protein XlCGF8.2DB: MRIRKFILVIEIICALSVGRTFFQMGNLKRHQKIHTEEKPEDDMRGSIKHERIHNGEKLHTCDQCGKSFTVNSHLKRHMGIHTGKKPYKHSRCDKRFSRSTHLKTHERIHNREKSLSWSKTEKTFLNKRSDNKYLHSCTQCGKSFSDKRNLEVHMRIHTGEKPYTCDQCRKSFTVKNQLIRHMRIHTGEKPYECSHCDKRFSQTTHLKAHERIHTGEKPYTCDQCGKSFTNKRNLEVHMSVHTGKKLHVCHQCGKTFIHVKYLKEHQKIHTGEKPHKCSHCDKRFNRSTHLKTHEKIHSREEPHTSDQCRTSFAFKSHLKIYMQIHAVEKPDH, from the coding sequence ATGCGCATAAGAAAGTTCATACTGGTGATAGAGATCATATGTGCTTTGAGTGTGGGAAGGACTTTTTTTCAGATGGGAAATTTAAAACGGCACCAGAAAATTCACACTGAAGAAAAACCAGAGGATGACATGAGAGGATCCATAAAACATGAGAGGATCCACAATGGAGAGAAACTGCACACgtgtgatcagtgtgggaagagttttaCTGTTAATAGTCATCTGAAGAGACACATGGGGATCCACACTGGAAAAAAACCTTACAAGCATTCACGCtgtgacaagagattcagtcGGTCAACACATTTGAAAACACATGAGAGGATCCACAATAgagaaaaaagtttgagttGGTCAAAGactgaaaagacatttttaaataaaagaagtgACAACAAATATTTGCACTCATGCACtcaatgtggaaagagtttctcaGACAAACGCAATCTTGAGGTTCACATGAgaatccacactggagaaaaaccttacaCATGTGATCAGTGCAGGAAGAGTTTCACTGTTAAAAATCAACTAATTCGACAcatgaggatccacactggagaaaaaccttacgagtgttcacactgtgacaagagattcagtcAGACAACACATCTGAAAGCACatgagaggatccacactggagagaaaccatacacatgtgatcagtgtggaaagagtttcacaaacaaacgtaatcttgAGGTTCACATGAGTGTTCATACTGGGAAGAAGCTGCATGTATGCCATCAATGTGGGAAGACTTTTAtccatgtgaaatatttaaaagagcACCAaaaaattcacactggagaaaaacctcacaagtgttcacactgtgacaagagattcAATCGGTCAACACATCTGAAAACACATGAGAAGATCCACAGCAGGGAGGAGCCACACACATCTGATCAGTGCAGAACGAGTTTCGCTTTTAAAAGTCACCTGAAGATCTACATGCAGATCCATGCAGTGGAGAAACCAGATCACTGA